The following are from one region of the Thiocapsa rosea genome:
- a CDS encoding MGH1-like glycoside hydrolase domain-containing protein produces MSEGPINAERERLEEAHLGTVDWRLWGPYLAERAWGTVREDYSADGNAWDHFTHEQSRSRVYRWSEDGLGGICDREQRLCFALALWNERDPFLKERAFGLTGPQGNRGEDVKECWFYRDALPTASYLRYLYKYPQAPFPYRELIEENARRTREDPPYLLTDTGCFDEQRYWDVDVFYAKAGPREIHIRIYLKNRGPDTAEIHLLPTLWFRNTWSWDEGAQTPMLRAATAPNGAAWAIEAEHPTLGTYHLYGTHPAELLFTENLSNAELLWGSPNPSPYVKDAFHRRVVQGDTAAVNPALTGTKCAAWGRWTVGPQQHAMVDLVLSAEPLADPFARSERTLSIRQSETTVFYDDLLPEASATDHRILRQALAGMVWTQQFYHYDVERWLSGDQLPPPQSRRQGRNRHWRHLKAHDIISMPDAWEYPWFAAWDLAYHCPALALLDVDFAKDQIELMLSDRYLHPNGQIPAYEWGFDDANPPVHAQGALKVFRAERVQRGTGDLDFLERVFHKLLLNLAWWINRKDADGHNLFEGGFLGLDNISVYDRSRPLPPGYSLKQADATGWMAMFSLDMTLIALELCAKDRNYEAMAIHCYKQFLAIGEAIAGNAETGMPSLWDEEKGFFMDLLVTPDGVGHRIEVYSWVGLIPLFAAEIVDRRLLANAPRFADLLGEHQGGLFRGSAVCLCPDWENDRGEHLLALVDHTMLPRILERLLDEEQFLSRFGIRSVSRIHATQTHLGRIPGIGDALMEYVPGESNSPLFGGNSNWRGPVWLPTNYSLVHALEKYHRFLGPGFQVPVACKDGQRLNLAEIATLIAERLVDLYRPPNGSPPPALVREGHLHEDVHWRDLLSFHEYFHGETGEGLGASHQTGWTGLLANLVMRRYRKDITPWSGLDRGTEAAPIDELA; encoded by the coding sequence GTGAGCGAAGGCCCGATCAACGCCGAGCGCGAACGCCTGGAAGAGGCGCACCTCGGCACCGTCGACTGGCGTCTCTGGGGCCCCTATCTCGCCGAGCGCGCTTGGGGAACGGTGCGCGAGGATTACAGCGCCGACGGCAACGCCTGGGACCACTTCACGCATGAGCAATCGCGCTCGCGCGTCTATCGGTGGAGCGAGGACGGGCTCGGCGGCATCTGCGATCGCGAGCAGCGACTCTGCTTCGCGCTCGCACTCTGGAACGAACGCGACCCCTTTCTGAAAGAGCGCGCCTTCGGGCTCACCGGACCGCAGGGCAATCGCGGCGAGGACGTGAAGGAGTGCTGGTTCTACCGGGATGCGCTGCCCACGGCGAGCTATCTGCGCTATCTCTACAAATATCCGCAAGCGCCCTTCCCCTATCGCGAGCTGATCGAGGAGAACGCCCGGCGCACGCGCGAGGATCCGCCCTACCTGCTCACCGACACCGGCTGCTTCGACGAGCAACGCTATTGGGACGTCGATGTGTTCTACGCCAAGGCCGGCCCGCGCGAGATCCATATCCGCATCTATCTGAAGAACCGCGGCCCGGATACCGCCGAGATCCATCTCTTACCGACCCTCTGGTTCCGCAACACCTGGTCATGGGACGAGGGTGCGCAGACTCCAATGCTGCGGGCGGCAACCGCCCCGAACGGCGCCGCCTGGGCGATCGAGGCGGAGCACCCGACGCTCGGCACCTATCACCTCTACGGCACCCATCCCGCCGAGCTCCTCTTCACCGAGAACCTCTCCAACGCCGAGCTTCTCTGGGGTAGTCCCAACCCTTCACCCTACGTCAAGGATGCCTTTCACCGTCGCGTGGTTCAGGGCGACACGGCAGCGGTCAATCCGGCGCTCACCGGTACCAAGTGCGCGGCCTGGGGCCGTTGGACGGTCGGCCCGCAGCAGCACGCCATGGTCGATCTCGTGCTCAGCGCCGAGCCGCTCGCCGATCCCTTCGCGCGCAGCGAGCGCACGCTCTCCATCCGCCAATCCGAGACCACCGTCTTCTACGACGATCTCCTGCCCGAGGCGAGCGCGACGGACCACCGCATCCTCCGCCAAGCCCTCGCCGGCATGGTCTGGACCCAGCAGTTTTATCACTACGACGTCGAACGCTGGCTCAGCGGCGATCAGCTCCCGCCGCCCCAATCACGCCGGCAGGGACGCAATCGGCATTGGCGCCATCTCAAGGCGCACGACATCATCTCGATGCCGGACGCCTGGGAATATCCCTGGTTCGCCGCCTGGGACCTGGCCTATCACTGCCCTGCCCTGGCCCTGTTGGATGTCGACTTCGCCAAGGATCAGATCGAGCTGATGCTCTCGGATCGCTATCTGCACCCGAACGGTCAGATCCCGGCGTACGAGTGGGGTTTCGACGACGCCAATCCGCCGGTTCACGCGCAAGGCGCACTCAAGGTGTTCCGCGCCGAGCGGGTGCAGCGCGGCACGGGCGACCTGGATTTTCTCGAGCGCGTCTTCCACAAGCTTCTGCTCAACCTCGCCTGGTGGATCAACCGCAAGGATGCCGACGGACACAACCTCTTCGAAGGCGGATTCCTCGGACTCGACAACATCTCGGTCTATGACCGCTCGCGCCCGCTCCCGCCCGGTTACAGCCTCAAACAGGCCGATGCGACCGGCTGGATGGCCATGTTCAGTCTCGACATGACGCTGATCGCACTCGAGCTCTGCGCCAAGGACCGCAACTACGAGGCGATGGCGATCCATTGCTACAAGCAGTTCCTCGCGATCGGCGAGGCGATCGCCGGCAACGCGGAGACCGGAATGCCCTCGCTCTGGGACGAGGAAAAGGGCTTCTTCATGGACCTTTTGGTCACGCCGGACGGGGTCGGTCACCGCATCGAGGTCTATTCCTGGGTCGGCCTCATCCCACTCTTCGCCGCCGAGATCGTCGACCGGCGGCTCCTCGCCAATGCCCCGCGCTTCGCCGACCTGCTGGGAGAACACCAGGGTGGACTCTTCCGCGGCAGCGCCGTCTGTCTCTGTCCGGACTGGGAGAACGACCGCGGCGAGCACCTGCTCGCCTTGGTCGATCACACCATGCTGCCGCGGATCCTGGAACGTCTGCTCGACGAGGAACAGTTCCTCTCGCGCTTCGGGATCCGCAGCGTCAGCCGCATCCACGCAACCCAGACCCATCTCGGCCGTATCCCCGGCATCGGCGATGCGCTGATGGAATACGTCCCCGGCGAGTCCAACTCGCCCCTGTTCGGCGGCAATTCCAACTGGCGCGGCCCCGTGTGGCTGCCGACCAACTACTCGCTCGTGCATGCGCTGGAGAAGTACCACCGCTTTCTCGGACCCGGTTTTCAGGTCCCGGTCGCCTGCAAAGACGGCCAACGGCTCAATCTCGCCGAGATCGCCACCTTGATCGCCGAGCGCCTCGTCGATCTCTACCGACCCCCGAACGGTTCGCCGCCCCCGGCACTCGTGCGCGAGGGTCATCTGCATGAGGACGTCCACTGGCGCGACCTGCTGAGCTTCCACGAGTATTTCCACGGCGAGACCGGCGAGGGCCTCGGCGCCTCGCACCAAACCGGGTGGACCGGATTGCTCGCCAACCTGGTGATGCGCCGCTATAGGAAGGACATCACCCCTTGGAGCGGGCTGGACCGCGGGACCGAGGCCGCGCCGATCGACGAGCTTGCGTGA
- a CDS encoding amylo-alpha-1,6-glucosidase codes for MVTPRIGKPVEINALWYHVLRVMADFAERLGRDPQRYRCAADRTRPGFARFVRTDGMGFQDVIDGADGEGARMFFTKPRPRQGLWMQQTSNSLENEHLALNAV; via the coding sequence ATGGTGACGCCGAGGATCGGCAAGCCGGTGGAGATCAATGCGCTCTGGTATCACGTGCTGCGGGTGATGGCCGACTTCGCCGAGCGACTAGGTCGCGATCCGCAGCGCTATCGCTGCGCTGCGGATCGGACGCGCCCCGGTTTTGCCCGATTCGTGCGCACGGATGGCATGGGTTTCCAAGATGTTATCGACGGCGCGGACGGCGAGGGCGCGCGCATGTTCTTCACTAAACCGCGTCCCCGCCAAGGGTTGTGGATGCAGCAAACGTCGAACTCACTCGAAAATGAGCATCTCGCTCTGAACGCGGTTTAA
- a CDS encoding PAS domain S-box protein translates to MRAHDIDQSAGHAHDEGGRQTAGADSLRLSGQAPEPQPASEVMDRPTRERIEQALRHVALGVCAASGETLFQTIVDSLTQTLGVDMAFISELPAGCDTHVGTRAVSNRGQAMPNLEYGLAGTPCRRVLDKGFQFIGDDLSRHFPGDTMLSDLGAVAYAGYPLLDSAKRPIGLVALLHREPLTDPGLIEAVLQIYSVRAAAELDRQRSEASYRAIFEAAEDAIFVHDLATGAICDANPAACRIYGYAHEEMVRLNPAQLSSGIPPYDQAGAARWIGLASAGEPQRFEWHRRNQDGSLHWDEVTLKRTTLGGIDRLVAITREITERKRIEETLRATVEAALDAVIGMDGAGNIIAFNPAAEQTFGYRREEAIGRPLANLIVPERFRDAHRAGMERYRQDGQGPMLGRRVEVIACRADGSELPVELAIDRAQGPEGDFFVGYLRDITARKLAEEEHARLEAQLRQAQKMEAIGHLAGGIAHDFNNILTGAMGYVTLAQELTRDHGDVKLDRYLDRAQRASQRARDLIQQLLTFSRGRRGDPRPLDLAPLVRETLRLLGATLAAEVEIETRLPPGLPRVNLDPVQVEQILVNLCINARDAMSGNGRLEIELAREHLGGTVCSSCRQKVRGDYLVLRVKDTGCGIDPVHLDRLFEPFFTTKPSGQGSGMGLAVVHGVVHEYGGHLCVESALGEGTLFRVLFPPIAIEDTTVPKSQSTESDPTPAPARLRGRVLLVDDDDLAGGLMLDVLEDRGLDVVLVMNGEEAFAALSTATEPFDLVITDQAMPRMTGLELIRRIRPTHPDLPIILYTGNADALDAGEVEDAGVRALVRKPVDVAALGALLRDLLT, encoded by the coding sequence ATGCGGGCACACGACATCGATCAGAGCGCCGGCCACGCGCACGACGAGGGCGGCCGGCAAACCGCAGGCGCCGATTCGCTGCGGCTGTCCGGGCAAGCACCCGAGCCGCAACCGGCGTCGGAGGTCATGGACCGGCCCACCCGCGAACGGATCGAGCAGGCCCTGCGGCATGTCGCCCTCGGGGTCTGCGCAGCCAGCGGCGAGACCCTCTTCCAAACGATCGTCGACTCGCTGACCCAGACCCTCGGGGTCGACATGGCCTTCATCAGCGAGCTGCCGGCCGGTTGCGACACCCATGTCGGCACCCGCGCCGTCAGCAATCGTGGCCAAGCCATGCCCAATCTGGAATACGGGCTGGCCGGTACACCCTGCCGACGGGTGCTGGACAAGGGCTTCCAGTTCATCGGAGATGATCTCTCGCGGCACTTCCCGGGCGACACCATGCTGAGCGACCTCGGAGCCGTCGCCTACGCGGGCTATCCCCTCCTGGACTCGGCCAAGCGTCCCATCGGTCTGGTCGCACTCCTGCATCGCGAGCCCTTGACCGACCCCGGGCTGATCGAGGCGGTCCTGCAGATCTACTCGGTCCGGGCCGCGGCCGAGCTCGATCGGCAACGCTCCGAGGCGAGCTATCGCGCCATCTTCGAGGCCGCCGAGGACGCCATCTTCGTTCACGACCTGGCAACCGGGGCGATCTGCGACGCCAACCCCGCGGCCTGCCGGATCTACGGCTATGCACACGAGGAGATGGTCCGTCTCAATCCCGCGCAACTCTCTTCCGGCATCCCGCCCTACGATCAGGCCGGTGCCGCCCGATGGATCGGGTTGGCGAGCGCCGGCGAGCCGCAGCGCTTCGAATGGCACCGTCGCAACCAGGACGGCAGCCTGCATTGGGACGAGGTGACCCTCAAACGCACCACCCTCGGCGGCATCGACCGGCTGGTCGCCATCACCCGCGAGATCACCGAGCGCAAGCGCATCGAGGAGACCCTGAGAGCCACGGTCGAGGCCGCCCTGGACGCCGTCATCGGCATGGACGGCGCAGGCAACATCATCGCCTTCAATCCGGCCGCGGAGCAGACCTTCGGCTATCGCCGCGAGGAGGCGATCGGCCGACCGCTGGCCAACCTGATCGTCCCCGAGCGCTTCCGCGACGCCCACCGCGCAGGCATGGAGCGCTATCGCCAAGACGGCCAAGGCCCCATGCTGGGCCGACGCGTGGAGGTCATCGCCTGTCGCGCCGACGGCAGCGAGCTGCCCGTCGAGCTTGCCATCGACCGGGCGCAAGGACCGGAAGGCGACTTTTTTGTCGGCTATCTGCGCGACATCACCGCGCGCAAGCTCGCCGAGGAGGAGCACGCCCGACTCGAAGCGCAACTGCGCCAGGCCCAGAAGATGGAGGCGATCGGCCATCTGGCCGGGGGCATCGCCCACGACTTCAACAACATCCTGACCGGCGCCATGGGCTATGTGACCCTGGCCCAAGAGCTGACGCGCGACCACGGGGATGTGAAGCTCGACCGGTATCTCGACCGCGCCCAGCGGGCGAGCCAGCGCGCCCGGGACCTTATCCAACAGCTCCTCACCTTCAGCCGCGGCCGGCGCGGCGACCCGCGTCCGCTCGACCTGGCGCCCTTGGTGCGCGAGACGCTGCGGCTTCTGGGCGCGACCCTCGCCGCCGAGGTCGAGATCGAAACACGGCTGCCGCCCGGCCTGCCCCGGGTGAATCTGGACCCGGTCCAGGTCGAGCAGATCCTGGTCAATCTGTGCATTAATGCGCGCGACGCCATGTCGGGCAACGGTCGTCTGGAGATCGAACTCGCCCGCGAGCATCTCGGCGGCACCGTCTGCTCCTCCTGCCGGCAAAAGGTCCGGGGCGACTATCTGGTCCTGAGGGTGAAAGACACGGGATGCGGGATCGACCCCGTGCACCTGGATCGGCTGTTCGAGCCCTTCTTCACCACCAAACCGAGCGGTCAGGGCAGCGGCATGGGACTCGCCGTGGTGCACGGCGTCGTGCATGAGTACGGCGGACATCTCTGCGTGGAGAGCGCCCTCGGCGAGGGGACCCTCTTCAGGGTTCTCTTTCCGCCCATCGCGATCGAGGACACGACGGTGCCGAAGTCGCAATCGACCGAATCGGACCCGACACCCGCGCCGGCACGCCTGCGGGGTCGCGTTCTCCTCGTCGATGACGACGACCTGGCCGGCGGGCTGATGCTCGACGTCTTGGAGGATCGGGGCCTCGATGTCGTCTTGGTGATGAACGGCGAGGAGGCCTTCGCCGCCCTGTCCACTGCGACGGAACCCTTCGATCTGGTCATCACCGACCAGGCCATGCCGCGGATGACGGGGCTCGAGCTGATCCGACGGATCCGTCCGACCCACCCCGATCTGCCCATCATCCTCTATACCGGCAACGCCGATGCCCTGGATGCCGGGGAGGTCGAAGATGCCGGTGTCCGTGCCTTGGTTCGCAAGCCAGTGGACGTGGCTGCGCTGGGGGCGTTGCTGAGGGACCTGCTGACTTGA
- a CDS encoding Uma2 family endonuclease: protein MHANALPPPRPHPVTTQEFFRMGEAGVLDPEARIELIEGEMIDMPPIAPPHASRTTRLTLLLIEAIGRRAVVSTQNPILLGDLSAPQPDIAILEPRDDFYSSDHPQAEDVLLVIEVADSSVRYDRNRKLPLYARHGIPEVWLIDIPARAIWVHRAPENGVYRTSFQLGPPYRISPAMLDGVELELGALVNDGGT, encoded by the coding sequence ATGCACGCCAACGCATTGCCACCCCCGCGTCCGCATCCTGTCACCACGCAGGAGTTCTTCCGCATGGGCGAGGCCGGCGTGCTCGACCCGGAGGCGAGGATCGAGCTGATCGAAGGAGAAATGATCGACATGCCGCCGATCGCACCGCCTCACGCCAGTCGCACCACGCGACTGACCCTGCTGCTCATCGAGGCCATCGGACGGCGGGCCGTCGTCTCCACCCAAAACCCGATCCTCCTCGGTGATCTCAGCGCACCTCAGCCCGACATCGCGATCCTCGAGCCGCGGGACGACTTCTACAGCTCGGATCATCCGCAGGCCGAAGATGTCCTTCTGGTCATCGAGGTCGCCGACAGCAGCGTCCGCTACGACCGCAACCGAAAACTGCCGCTGTACGCCCGCCACGGTATCCCCGAGGTCTGGCTCATCGACATCCCTGCGCGCGCCATCTGGGTCCACCGAGCCCCCGAGAACGGCGTCTACCGAACGTCTTTTCAGCTTGGCCCGCCGTATCGGATCAGCCCCGCGATGCTGGACGGCGTGGAACTGGAGCTTGGCGCACTGGTGAACGACGGTGGCACGTGA
- a CDS encoding shikimate dehydrogenase family protein, with protein sequence MSILSLPPQKQLTTMLGHPVAENPIDRMFDAVYAHHGLHWQFWKCDLPTEDLLPAAIAGVRALGFAGACITVPYKVASIPFLDEVDADVQAIGAANYMTIDAGRLIGHNNDGKGVVKAIEKVTPIAGKRVAMLGAGGAGRAMAVELAWAGASHLTLITRRQAQGEEVAATVTRASGVPAVWRPWVGEARIPDGTQILMNATHLGCAPELESIPINWDQITPATTLVDVITNPRITPFLRTAKDKGCPVVDGVDMLVQLAMQIFTAWTNIAADEAVFQRAVAQALGEMS encoded by the coding sequence GTGTCCATCCTCTCTCTGCCCCCGCAAAAGCAACTGACCACCATGCTTGGCCATCCGGTCGCCGAGAACCCCATCGACCGCATGTTCGACGCCGTCTACGCCCACCACGGCCTTCATTGGCAGTTCTGGAAATGCGACCTCCCCACGGAAGACCTGTTGCCGGCGGCCATTGCCGGGGTCCGTGCGTTGGGATTCGCAGGGGCGTGCATCACGGTGCCTTACAAGGTGGCGTCCATCCCCTTCCTCGACGAGGTCGATGCGGATGTGCAAGCGATCGGCGCCGCCAATTACATGACCATTGATGCGGGCCGGCTGATCGGCCACAACAACGACGGCAAGGGCGTCGTCAAGGCCATCGAAAAGGTCACGCCGATCGCAGGGAAGCGAGTGGCCATGCTCGGCGCCGGCGGTGCCGGGCGGGCCATGGCCGTCGAACTGGCCTGGGCTGGAGCGTCCCACCTGACCCTCATCACCCGGCGCCAGGCACAAGGCGAGGAGGTCGCCGCCACGGTCACCCGCGCCTCGGGCGTGCCCGCCGTCTGGCGACCCTGGGTCGGCGAAGCGCGGATCCCCGACGGCACCCAGATCCTCATGAACGCCACGCATCTGGGCTGTGCGCCCGAGCTGGAATCCATCCCGATCAATTGGGACCAGATCACCCCGGCCACCACCCTTGTCGATGTGATCACCAATCCGCGCATCACCCCGTTCCTGCGGACGGCTAAGGACAAGGGCTGCCCCGTGGTTGACGGTGTCGACATGCTGGTTCAACTGGCGATGCAGATCTTTA
- a CDS encoding response regulator — translation MNDTSLESPVVLVVDDDPDVRDLIEDYLSGQGYRVLCAPDAGTARGLLETQSPEVVLLDVGLPGEDGLTLARFIRERLDIGIIMVSGAGETLDRIVGLEVGADDYLAKPFDLRELKARLKGICRRYRRTAPRSADATLPAETETRRILLGRCWLDLDTRQLFDPDGAELPLTSMEFELLKLFVERPNRPLTRDQILSITQNRDWSPYDRSIDIRIARLRRKIEPDPEHPALIRTVRGHGYMFVPARPG, via the coding sequence ATGAACGACACATCGCTTGAATCCCCGGTCGTGCTGGTGGTCGACGACGACCCGGACGTGCGCGACCTCATCGAGGACTATCTGTCGGGACAGGGCTACCGCGTCCTGTGTGCCCCGGACGCGGGCACTGCACGCGGCCTGCTCGAAACCCAATCACCCGAGGTCGTCCTGTTGGACGTGGGACTGCCCGGCGAGGACGGGCTCACCCTCGCCCGTTTTATCCGGGAACGGCTGGACATCGGCATCATCATGGTCTCGGGCGCCGGAGAGACCCTGGACCGGATCGTAGGTCTCGAGGTCGGCGCCGACGACTATCTCGCCAAGCCCTTCGACCTGCGTGAGCTGAAGGCCAGACTGAAAGGGATCTGTCGCCGGTATCGGCGAACCGCACCCCGGTCCGCCGATGCGACGCTCCCCGCCGAGACCGAGACGCGACGCATCCTCTTGGGACGCTGCTGGCTCGATCTCGATACCCGACAGCTCTTCGATCCGGACGGTGCCGAGCTGCCGCTGACCTCGATGGAGTTCGAGCTGCTCAAGCTGTTCGTCGAGCGCCCGAACCGACCGCTGACACGGGATCAGATCCTCTCCATCACCCAGAATCGCGACTGGTCCCCCTACGATCGCAGCATCGACATCCGCATCGCCCGCCTGCGGCGCAAGATCGAGCCCGACCCCGAGCATCCGGCGCTCATCCGCACGGTTCGGGGGCACGGGTATATGTTTGTCCCCGCAAGACCCGGCTGA